caaacgatattatctacattaagagaGGTGAGAGAGTAGGCTAACTTTCAAAATGGATTATcaataatataattcaaattaatttttgacAAGAATCAGACTTAAAGTCAATTatttacaaatgaaaaaaattacatCACTAAATCGTAATATTAAATGCTACTAAAGAGACTTTTGAAGTGCATCAGAAACACGATTTAACAGAGATATACACATAGCAGATAAGTTGTCCTCCCACCAAACACACCACACGTGTGGCCAAAGTTGGAGTCAGATGtatgtggagagagagagagagagagagagagagagagagaggcctgTTGGGTATGTCCCTCCGTTCCACTTGTTCTAATATAAAAGCCACCATATACCCAGCAAAGCGTAACTTAGCCAAATCCAAATCAGAATTTGCAGAGACCCCCTCAGATTTAGCAAccaacacagagagagagagagagagacagacgcACAAATGCCCGGGAGTTTAGAGCCGTTGGATTTGGGGGTACAGATaccataccactttaggtgtcCCATATCCTTAGAGCTCATGCGCGACCCCGTCACGGTCAGCACCGGCCAGACCTACGACCGTCCCAGCATCGAGTCTTGGGTCGCCACCGGCAACATCACCTGCCCCGTCACCCGGGCCCCGCTCTCCGACTTCACTCTCATTCCCAACCACACCCTCCGCCGCCTCATCCAGGAATGGTGCGTCGCCAACCGCTCTTTCGGCGTCGAGCGCATCCCCACTCCTAAACAGCCCGCCGACCCCACCCACATCCGCCACCTTCTTGCTCAATCTGCATCGAATTCCAACCCTTACCCGACCCGAGTCTCCGCCCTCCGCCGCCTGCGCGGCCTTGCCCGCGACCTCGACAAGAATCGCTCCACCATCTCCTCTCAAAACTCCCGCGAAATTCTCCTTGAGCTTGTGTTCTCCGATACCAATTCCGAATCGTCCGAGTTGACTCACGAGGCGCTCGCGCTTCTCGTTCTGTTCCCGCTCCTTGAGTCTGACTGCGCTGCGGTGGCGTCGGATCCGGACCGGGTCGCCTACCTGTCTCACCTTGTGCAGCACCCCTCCATGGAGGTCCGAGTCAACTCGGCCGCGTTGATCGAGAACGTCCTGGCCGGGTCGCGAACGGCGGAGCTACGAGCGCAGGTTAGCAATGTGGACGAAATCCACCACGGCGTCGTTTCAATTCTCCGAAATCCGTTAGCCTACCCGCGCGCCCTCAAAATCGGCGTGAAGGCGGTCTTCGCTCTGTGTCTTGTGAAAGAGACCCGAAACAAGGCCGTATCGGCCGGCGCGCCCGAAACGTTAATCAACGTCTTGGCGGATTTCGAGAAATACGACTCGGAGCGTGCACTCGCTACGATCG
This genomic interval from Malus domestica chromosome 05, GDT2T_hap1 contains the following:
- the LOC103436477 gene encoding U-box domain-containing protein 26-like translates to MPGSLEPLDLGVQIPYHFRCPISLELMRDPVTVSTGQTYDRPSIESWVATGNITCPVTRAPLSDFTLIPNHTLRRLIQEWCVANRSFGVERIPTPKQPADPTHIRHLLAQSASNSNPYPTRVSALRRLRGLARDLDKNRSTISSQNSREILLELVFSDTNSESSELTHEALALLVLFPLLESDCAAVASDPDRVAYLSHLVQHPSMEVRVNSAALIENVLAGSRTAELRAQVSNVDEIHHGVVSILRNPLAYPRALKIGVKAVFALCLVKETRNKAVSAGAPETLINVLADFEKYDSERALATIELLCRVPEGCAAFAAHGLTVPLLVKTILKISDRATEYAAGALLSLCSASEKNQNEAVAAGVLTQLLLLVQSDCTERAKRKAQLLLKLLRDSWPEDSVGNSDDFVCSELVVPF